One window from the genome of Actinoplanes teichomyceticus ATCC 31121 encodes:
- a CDS encoding DUF305 domain-containing protein: MMYTSARSVSRRRRGLLAAAAAVGAAVLLAACGGGTESGMDHGGTATPTGTASAGVPAAGTHNDADVAFAQQMIPHHRQAVEMAAMADGRAGDARVTALAGQIRAAQQPEIDTMTGWLTAWGAPAPSAGDTMGDMHHDAMPGGMSESDMTALHNAKGAEFDKQFLTMMIEHHEGAVEMARTETAQGADPQAKALAQKIITAQQAEIATMKGILAQL, encoded by the coding sequence ATGATGTATACGTCTGCCCGGTCCGTTTCCCGTCGGCGTCGTGGTCTGCTGGCGGCCGCCGCCGCGGTCGGCGCGGCCGTGCTGCTGGCCGCCTGCGGCGGCGGCACCGAGTCCGGCATGGATCACGGTGGTACGGCCACGCCCACCGGCACCGCCTCGGCCGGCGTGCCGGCGGCCGGCACCCACAACGACGCCGATGTCGCCTTCGCGCAGCAGATGATCCCGCACCACCGGCAGGCGGTGGAGATGGCGGCGATGGCCGACGGGCGTGCCGGTGACGCCCGGGTCACCGCGCTGGCCGGCCAGATCCGGGCCGCGCAGCAGCCGGAGATCGACACGATGACCGGCTGGCTGACCGCCTGGGGCGCGCCAGCGCCGTCGGCCGGTGACACGATGGGGGACATGCACCACGACGCCATGCCCGGCGGCATGTCGGAGTCGGACATGACCGCGCTGCACAACGCCAAGGGCGCCGAGTTCGACAAGCAGTTCCTAACCATGATGATCGAGCACCACGAGGGCGCCGTCGAGATGGCCCGGACCGAGACCGCGCAGGGCGCCGATCCGCAGGCCAAGGCGCTGGCCCAGAAGATCATCACCGCTCAGCAGGCGGAGATCGCCACGATGAAGGGCATTCTCGCCCAGCTGTGA
- a CDS encoding GDSL-type esterase/lipase family protein, whose translation MTLNFAILGDSIAYGQGAARSTDTVAARLSADLAAHGIPAEARVFAVPGSRSSDLAAQVSRASAWPPALTLIIVGANDLTRFVPPPVAAAQLGDAVRALRAAGAEVVVAPAPDLSVVPWVPAEMRPAVRAASQLLHDAQARAAVSAGAHVAEIGMTTAAGFARDAGLFSADRFHPSSAGYAVIAAALAPAVRAAVSARVRS comes from the coding sequence GTGACGCTCAACTTCGCGATTCTCGGCGACTCGATCGCCTACGGCCAGGGCGCCGCCCGTTCCACCGACACCGTCGCGGCCCGCCTCTCGGCGGATCTGGCCGCGCACGGCATACCGGCCGAGGCCCGGGTCTTCGCCGTCCCGGGCAGCCGCAGCAGCGACCTGGCCGCGCAGGTGAGCCGGGCGAGCGCCTGGCCGCCGGCACTGACCCTGATCATCGTCGGCGCCAACGACCTGACCCGGTTCGTGCCGCCCCCGGTGGCCGCCGCCCAGCTGGGCGACGCCGTCCGGGCATTGCGGGCGGCCGGCGCCGAGGTGGTCGTCGCGCCCGCGCCCGACCTGAGCGTCGTCCCGTGGGTGCCGGCCGAGATGCGCCCCGCGGTACGCGCCGCGAGCCAGCTGCTGCACGACGCGCAGGCCCGGGCGGCCGTGTCCGCGGGTGCGCACGTCGCGGAGATCGGCATGACGACGGCGGCCGGCTTCGCCCGGGACGCCGGCCTGTTCAGCGCGGACCGCTTCCACCCGTCGAGCGCGGGCTACGCGGTGATCGCCGCGGCGCTGGCCCCGGCGGTCCGGGCCGCGGTGTCCGCCCGCGTCCGCTCGTGA
- a CDS encoding AAA family ATPase yields MRTSRGGASPVMIGRKRELRRLAQLTAAREPAVAIIAGEPGIGKTRLVRELLAILPARTVVLVGQAEPGSLSRPYEVLLDAVDNHPAVDEEQLAALADPRRSPVERLHTGLAVLNDLIGDSPAVVVFEDLHWADSESAALFERIADQHGPRLLIGTYRPDEVTRRHPLAGLLARMERRHAVTHVHLDRLTPSQTAALLAAATGAPAPLRAATALHHRTGGNPFFLEELLRALPGYDVEALVEQPLPWSLADVLRRQVDDLDPVSHRVVEAATVLGHRIPFDLLAAVTGTGEDELIAVLRDLVTRGVLVESGEDEFAFRHALVPEAIAGQLLGRQRRRLHEAALDVLLGSGAADPAMVAHHARGAGRYDDMIAAARRGAALYLSIGSAYPALQLAEMGLDEAPDDTGLLASAARAAWLAGLLDDALRHGRRWRDLAGTTTDRAESLYLLVRIAWESRDTGEMRALTHDIETLIAQLPPGADQARAMTAIAQSAYLRDDLDAALSFSERALALADEFDLPAVRRAALLEKGSALTERPQTAAEGRRILLGVVDEAERAGEWVLAARALNTLVHGEPPASPAEHAETLERMRVDAERAGFESLAVATYFQGRARLALRAGDLDAAVTALEEGREQDRNYRRPGRWADYHGVFLAGLYLEAGELDRVEQLVTDLASLPNNLPITLPGLRFHLACRRGDLPGAEAALDEVLTALAGQTWRSGEQAHDLISAALAAGLPAHRRDELAGALLDADVWDAHRTLVDAQLAEARGRHAEALSGYLSVREAHILGPATRGTVRVNAARCLLAAGRRAEATEHLEAAGRLLAGWRGWRVEQLAQVRAGLGLAPVDAAGAVTGPAALTPREREVAVLLGDGLTNAELARRLYISPKTAAVHVSNILRKLGAVSRTEVGDLIGRR; encoded by the coding sequence GTGCGAACCAGTCGCGGTGGCGCCAGCCCGGTGATGATCGGCCGGAAGCGTGAGCTGCGCCGGTTGGCGCAGCTCACCGCGGCGCGCGAGCCCGCGGTGGCGATCATCGCGGGCGAGCCGGGCATCGGGAAGACGCGGCTGGTGCGCGAGCTGCTGGCGATCCTGCCGGCGCGGACCGTGGTGCTGGTCGGCCAGGCGGAGCCCGGCTCGCTGTCCCGGCCGTACGAGGTGCTGCTGGACGCCGTCGACAACCACCCGGCGGTCGACGAGGAGCAGCTGGCCGCGCTCGCGGACCCGCGGCGCAGCCCGGTGGAGCGCCTGCACACCGGGCTGGCCGTGCTGAACGACCTGATCGGCGACTCGCCCGCGGTGGTCGTCTTCGAGGACCTGCACTGGGCCGACTCGGAGAGCGCGGCGCTGTTCGAGCGGATCGCTGACCAGCACGGGCCGCGGCTGCTCATCGGGACGTACCGGCCGGACGAGGTGACCCGCCGCCACCCGCTGGCCGGTCTGCTGGCGCGAATGGAACGCCGGCACGCGGTCACCCACGTACATCTGGATCGCCTCACCCCGTCGCAGACCGCGGCGCTGCTGGCGGCCGCGACCGGCGCGCCGGCGCCGCTGCGCGCCGCGACGGCGCTGCATCATCGCACCGGCGGAAATCCGTTCTTCCTGGAGGAGCTGCTGCGGGCGCTTCCCGGGTACGACGTGGAGGCGCTGGTCGAGCAGCCGCTGCCGTGGAGCCTCGCCGACGTGCTGCGCCGCCAGGTCGACGACCTCGACCCGGTCAGCCACCGCGTGGTCGAGGCGGCCACCGTGCTCGGCCACCGCATCCCGTTCGATCTGCTCGCCGCGGTGACCGGCACCGGCGAGGACGAGCTCATCGCGGTGCTGCGCGACCTGGTCACCCGCGGGGTGCTGGTGGAGTCCGGGGAGGACGAGTTCGCGTTCCGGCACGCGCTGGTGCCCGAGGCGATCGCCGGGCAGCTGCTCGGCCGGCAGCGCCGCCGGCTGCACGAGGCCGCCCTGGACGTGCTGCTGGGCAGTGGCGCCGCGGACCCGGCCATGGTGGCACACCACGCCCGCGGCGCCGGCCGGTACGACGACATGATCGCCGCGGCCCGCCGCGGCGCCGCGCTCTACCTGTCCATCGGCTCCGCCTACCCGGCCCTGCAGCTGGCGGAGATGGGGCTGGACGAGGCGCCCGACGACACCGGCCTGCTCGCCTCGGCGGCCCGGGCGGCGTGGCTGGCCGGGCTGCTCGACGACGCCCTGCGGCACGGCCGGCGCTGGCGCGACCTCGCCGGCACCACGACCGACCGGGCCGAGTCGCTGTACCTGCTGGTCCGCATCGCCTGGGAGTCGCGGGACACCGGCGAGATGCGCGCGCTGACGCACGACATCGAGACGCTGATCGCGCAGCTGCCACCCGGCGCGGACCAGGCCCGGGCGATGACCGCGATCGCGCAGTCGGCGTACCTGCGCGACGACCTCGATGCCGCGCTGTCCTTCTCGGAGCGGGCGCTGGCGCTGGCCGACGAGTTCGACCTGCCCGCGGTACGCCGGGCCGCGCTGCTCGAGAAGGGCTCGGCGCTGACCGAGCGCCCGCAGACCGCCGCCGAGGGCCGCAGGATCCTGCTCGGGGTCGTCGACGAGGCGGAGCGGGCGGGTGAGTGGGTGCTGGCCGCCCGCGCCCTCAACACCCTGGTGCACGGCGAGCCGCCGGCCTCGCCGGCCGAGCACGCCGAGACCCTGGAGCGGATGCGGGTCGACGCCGAACGCGCCGGTTTCGAGTCGCTCGCGGTGGCCACCTACTTCCAGGGCCGCGCCCGTCTCGCCTTGCGGGCCGGCGACCTGGACGCCGCGGTCACCGCGCTGGAGGAGGGACGCGAGCAGGACCGCAACTACCGGCGCCCGGGCCGCTGGGCCGACTACCACGGGGTCTTCCTCGCCGGGCTGTATCTGGAGGCCGGCGAGCTGGACCGGGTCGAGCAGCTGGTCACCGACCTGGCGTCGCTGCCGAACAACCTGCCGATCACGCTTCCCGGGCTCCGCTTCCACCTCGCCTGCCGCCGCGGCGACCTGCCGGGCGCCGAGGCCGCGCTGGACGAGGTGCTCACCGCGCTGGCCGGGCAGACCTGGCGCAGCGGCGAGCAGGCCCACGACCTGATCTCCGCCGCGCTCGCGGCGGGCCTGCCGGCGCACCGGCGCGACGAGCTGGCCGGCGCGCTGCTCGACGCCGACGTGTGGGACGCGCACCGGACGCTGGTCGACGCCCAGCTCGCCGAGGCGCGCGGCCGGCACGCCGAGGCGCTGTCCGGCTATCTGTCCGTCCGGGAGGCGCACATCCTCGGGCCGGCGACCCGCGGCACGGTACGGGTCAACGCCGCCCGCTGCCTGCTCGCCGCCGGCCGGCGCGCCGAGGCCACCGAGCATCTGGAGGCGGCCGGGCGGCTGCTGGCCGGGTGGCGCGGCTGGCGGGTGGAGCAGCTCGCCCAGGTCCGGGCCGGGCTGGGCCTGGCGCCGGTGGACGCGGCGGGCGCGGTCACCGGGCCGGCCGCGCTGACCCCGCGCGAGCGGGAGGTGGCGGTGCTGCTCGGCGACGGGCTGACCAACGCCGAGCTGGCCCGGCGCCTGTACATCTCGCCGAAGACGGCGGCCGTGCACGTCTCCAACATCCTGCGGAAGCTGGGCGCCGTGTCGCGTACCGAGGTGGGCGATCTGATCGGGCGGCGCTGA
- a CDS encoding FAD-binding oxidoreductase, giving the protein MPVSRRALLSAGLLGVVAPSPPPGPGPTAADWRALAAGLDGTVELPGTATYEQARRLFSPRFDHLRPPAVVRCAGPADVAETVRFAARLGQPVVTRAGGHSYVGASTTATGLVLDLRAMNAVRYDAPSRTATIGGGATLIDAYTALGAHGVSIPGGTCGTVGVSGLTCGGGIGAVTSAYGLTCDGVVAADVVTADGRRRSVDAAREPDLFWALRGGGGGQFGVVTSWRMRTHPAGSTGTFTLGYPWADAAAVAAGWQSRIAVAPDNAWSACQFTAERTGALSVRIGGFVLDGDARAEVAALTRAIGRAPATTTVTSMPHLRMLADRAGDAARNTHLIGSEIFARALPAAGIAALLAAVRGRAASRRPGLAKLKRMTGAPARVAADATAFPWHGAHSMLQWLVVPPAADAASVADGYAWIEAGHRAVAPWSSGRYVNYLEPDPIDPALYHGRHLARLRRIRAAVDPDRLFRAACPI; this is encoded by the coding sequence ATGCCAGTTTCTCGCCGTGCTCTGCTCAGCGCCGGTCTGCTCGGTGTGGTGGCGCCGAGCCCGCCCCCGGGGCCCGGTCCCACCGCCGCCGACTGGCGAGCGCTCGCCGCCGGCCTCGACGGCACCGTGGAACTGCCCGGCACGGCCACCTACGAGCAGGCGCGACGACTGTTCTCACCACGATTCGACCACCTCCGGCCGCCGGCCGTCGTGCGCTGCGCGGGCCCGGCCGACGTCGCCGAGACGGTCCGGTTCGCCGCCCGGCTCGGACAGCCGGTCGTCACACGGGCCGGCGGGCACTCGTACGTCGGCGCCTCCACGACCGCCACCGGCCTGGTCCTCGACCTGCGGGCGATGAACGCGGTCCGCTACGACGCGCCGTCACGGACCGCCACGATCGGCGGCGGCGCCACGCTGATCGACGCCTACACCGCCCTCGGCGCGCACGGTGTCTCCATCCCGGGCGGCACCTGCGGCACGGTCGGCGTCAGCGGCCTGACCTGCGGTGGTGGCATCGGCGCGGTCACCTCCGCGTACGGGCTGACCTGTGACGGCGTGGTGGCCGCCGACGTGGTGACCGCCGACGGCCGGCGCCGCAGCGTCGACGCCGCCCGGGAGCCGGACCTGTTCTGGGCGCTGCGCGGCGGCGGAGGCGGCCAGTTCGGGGTGGTCACCTCGTGGCGGATGCGCACCCATCCGGCCGGATCGACGGGCACGTTCACGCTCGGCTACCCGTGGGCGGACGCCGCCGCGGTCGCCGCGGGCTGGCAGTCCCGGATCGCCGTGGCCCCGGACAACGCCTGGTCGGCGTGCCAGTTCACCGCCGAGCGCACGGGCGCGCTGTCCGTACGGATCGGCGGTTTCGTCCTCGACGGCGACGCCCGCGCCGAGGTGGCCGCCCTGACCCGGGCCATCGGCCGGGCCCCGGCGACCACGACCGTGACCAGCATGCCGCACCTGCGGATGCTCGCGGACCGGGCCGGCGACGCGGCCCGGAACACGCACCTGATCGGCAGCGAGATCTTCGCGCGGGCGCTGCCGGCCGCGGGGATCGCCGCCCTGCTGGCCGCGGTCCGCGGCCGCGCGGCCAGCCGCCGTCCCGGTCTGGCGAAACTCAAGCGGATGACCGGCGCCCCGGCGAGAGTCGCGGCGGACGCCACCGCGTTCCCGTGGCACGGCGCGCACAGCATGCTCCAGTGGCTCGTCGTCCCACCGGCGGCCGACGCCGCGTCGGTCGCCGACGGGTACGCGTGGATCGAGGCCGGGCACCGGGCCGTCGCGCCGTGGTCGTCCGGGCGGTACGTCAACTACCTGGAGCCGGACCCGATCGACCCGGCCCTCTATCACGGCCGGCATCTGGCCCGTCTGCGCCGGATCCGGGCCGCCGTCGACCCGGACCGGCTGTTCCGCGCCGCCTGCCCGATCTGA
- a CDS encoding sensor histidine kinase translates to MTSPVPTGVVPGVTARVGRAPLVAAAAIPLAVVVVHLLAGRQLGQVPAFMPGFLAVVWVLDLLTAFLLFTQYTAGGSPRLLVLAAAYLWSSTVIVPHALVFSGLFSPAGLLGAVPSSAPWLWTAWHVGLPLLIGAAMAPWHPRWHTRAKALTARGRLGAVAVAVTLVLTAAVSVTWLVTAGHDHIPVIIVNGDYTVLTQRFGPAIIGINVLALVLGATRFRRDTVRGLEAWAFVAVAASCGDVVLTLFSRARFTVGWYGARVLALVAALVVLSALLREVTVLYRRVRATAVELAQRNGELQTADALRDHLMAVVSHELRTPLTGLTGIVEILRDGRDRMPPAKVDDMLARADALTHRLTMLTEDLLAVSTLGHGELHVAPTTVDLAEALGECARMFGRTDVRLDCPEELYVAADPLRLQQMLANYVRNAIKYGAEPIVLSATAAAEGVQVRVRDHGTGVPPEFVPELFDRFTRAEQAKAGPVAGSGLGLSIVATLAAAHGGRVWYEPAEPGACFGLTLPASAVPASAPAGAVPVAPVAGAVPVAPVAGAVPAAPVAGAVPAAPVAGAVPAAEAMPQLSDAAARSR, encoded by the coding sequence GTGACTTCGCCTGTTCCGACCGGGGTGGTGCCCGGAGTGACCGCGCGGGTGGGTCGTGCGCCGCTGGTGGCGGCTGCCGCCATCCCGCTCGCGGTGGTGGTCGTCCACCTGCTGGCCGGCCGGCAGCTCGGTCAGGTTCCCGCCTTCATGCCGGGTTTTCTGGCCGTGGTGTGGGTGCTGGACCTGCTGACCGCGTTTCTGCTGTTCACCCAGTACACCGCGGGCGGGTCGCCGCGGCTGCTGGTGCTGGCCGCCGCGTACCTGTGGTCCTCGACGGTGATCGTGCCGCACGCGCTGGTGTTCTCCGGCCTGTTCTCCCCGGCCGGGCTGCTGGGCGCGGTGCCCAGCAGCGCCCCCTGGCTGTGGACGGCGTGGCACGTCGGGCTGCCGTTGCTGATCGGCGCCGCGATGGCGCCGTGGCATCCACGCTGGCACACCCGGGCCAAGGCGCTCACCGCGCGCGGGCGTCTGGGCGCGGTCGCCGTGGCCGTGACGCTCGTGCTGACCGCCGCCGTCTCGGTGACGTGGCTGGTCACCGCCGGCCACGACCACATTCCGGTGATCATCGTCAACGGGGACTACACGGTGCTGACGCAGCGCTTCGGTCCGGCCATCATCGGGATCAACGTGCTGGCGCTGGTGCTGGGCGCCACCCGGTTCCGCCGCGACACCGTCCGCGGGCTGGAGGCGTGGGCGTTCGTCGCCGTCGCCGCGTCCTGCGGTGACGTGGTGCTGACGCTGTTCTCCCGGGCCAGGTTCACCGTCGGCTGGTACGGCGCCCGTGTCCTGGCGCTGGTCGCCGCACTGGTCGTGCTCAGCGCCCTGCTGCGCGAGGTGACCGTGCTCTACCGGCGGGTCCGCGCCACCGCGGTGGAACTCGCCCAGCGCAACGGCGAGCTGCAGACCGCCGACGCGCTGCGCGACCACCTGATGGCCGTGGTCTCCCACGAGCTGCGTACGCCACTGACCGGGCTGACCGGCATCGTGGAGATCCTGCGGGACGGCCGGGACCGGATGCCACCGGCGAAGGTCGACGACATGCTCGCCCGCGCGGACGCGTTGACCCACCGGCTCACCATGCTCACCGAGGACCTGCTCGCCGTCTCCACCCTCGGCCACGGCGAACTGCACGTGGCGCCCACCACGGTCGACCTGGCCGAGGCGCTCGGCGAGTGCGCCCGCATGTTCGGCCGGACCGACGTACGCCTGGACTGCCCCGAGGAGCTGTACGTGGCCGCGGACCCGCTGCGGCTGCAGCAGATGCTGGCCAACTACGTGCGCAACGCCATCAAGTACGGCGCCGAGCCGATCGTGCTGTCCGCGACCGCCGCCGCCGAGGGCGTCCAGGTGCGCGTCCGTGACCACGGCACGGGCGTGCCGCCGGAGTTCGTGCCCGAGCTCTTCGACCGGTTCACCCGGGCCGAACAGGCCAAGGCCGGCCCGGTCGCCGGTTCCGGGCTGGGCCTGTCCATCGTCGCCACCCTGGCCGCCGCGCACGGTGGCCGGGTCTGGTACGAGCCCGCCGAGCCGGGCGCCTGTTTCGGCCTCACCCTGCCCGCAAGCGCCGTCCCGGCTTCCGCGCCAGCCGGCGCGGTCCCCGTCGCCCCGGTGGCCGGCGCGGTCCCCGTCGCCCCGGTGGCCGGCGCGGTCCCCGCCGCCCCGGTGGCCGGCGCGGTCCCCGCCGCCCCGGTGGCCGGCGCGGTCCCCGCCGCCGAGGCGATGCCGCAGCTCAGCGACGCCGCCGCGCGGAGTCGCTGA
- a CDS encoding MFS transporter translates to MLLRPGVQRALIAAGQVLGLAVWFSASAVVPALREAWHISAAASVWLTASVQLGFVAGAVTSTALNLADRVRAHLLMAVCAALAAACTAAFALVVDGLAGAVPLRFLTGVFLAGVYPVGMKVTASWTPPARRGLAFGVMIGALTLGSALPHLIRGMGALPWRGVMGAAAGCAALGALLAATLVREGPQFAHGAPARHHPGYALTMFRERGPRLANLGYFGHMWELYALWTWLPSFLIAGAAARTGRDDADVSLLAFLAIGIAGVAGCVAGGWAADRFGRSPAAVAALAVSGACCLLSPLFFAAPPGAVAVLGVVWGAAVIADSGVFSTALSEVADKRYVGTALTAQTAIGFALTVVTIQLVPVLAEAAGWRWAFWLLVPGPLVGALAMRAFGRRPVRA, encoded by the coding sequence ATGCTGCTTCGGCCCGGCGTGCAGCGCGCGCTGATCGCCGCCGGACAGGTGCTCGGCCTGGCGGTGTGGTTCTCGGCCTCCGCCGTGGTGCCGGCGCTGCGCGAGGCGTGGCACATCAGCGCGGCCGCCTCGGTCTGGCTGACCGCCTCCGTTCAGCTGGGGTTCGTGGCCGGGGCGGTCACCTCGACCGCGCTGAACCTGGCCGACCGGGTCAGGGCGCACCTGCTGATGGCGGTGTGCGCGGCGCTGGCCGCCGCGTGCACCGCCGCGTTCGCCCTCGTCGTCGACGGGCTGGCCGGCGCCGTTCCGCTGCGCTTTCTCACCGGCGTGTTCCTCGCCGGCGTCTATCCCGTGGGCATGAAGGTGACCGCGTCCTGGACGCCTCCCGCCCGCCGGGGACTCGCCTTCGGCGTCATGATCGGCGCGCTCACGCTCGGCTCGGCCCTGCCGCACCTGATCCGCGGGATGGGCGCACTGCCGTGGCGCGGCGTGATGGGCGCCGCCGCCGGATGCGCGGCGCTGGGCGCGCTGCTGGCCGCGACGCTGGTCCGGGAGGGACCGCAGTTCGCCCACGGAGCGCCGGCCCGGCACCATCCCGGGTACGCCCTGACGATGTTCCGCGAGCGCGGGCCGCGGCTGGCGAACCTGGGCTATTTCGGGCACATGTGGGAGTTGTACGCGCTCTGGACCTGGCTGCCCAGCTTCCTCATCGCGGGCGCCGCCGCCCGGACCGGCCGCGACGACGCCGACGTCAGCCTCCTCGCGTTCCTGGCCATCGGTATCGCCGGCGTCGCCGGGTGCGTGGCCGGCGGATGGGCCGCGGACCGGTTCGGCAGATCGCCGGCCGCGGTCGCCGCCCTGGCTGTCAGCGGCGCCTGCTGCCTGCTCTCGCCACTGTTCTTCGCCGCCCCGCCCGGCGCGGTCGCGGTGCTCGGCGTGGTGTGGGGCGCAGCCGTCATCGCCGACTCCGGCGTCTTCTCCACCGCGCTGAGCGAGGTCGCCGACAAACGCTACGTCGGCACCGCGCTCACCGCGCAGACGGCCATCGGTTTCGCCCTGACCGTCGTCACCATCCAACTCGTGCCCGTGCTCGCCGAGGCCGCCGGCTGGCGCTGGGCATTCTGGCTGCTCGTCCCGGGTCCGCTGGTGGGCGCGCTGGCGATGCGCGCGTTCGGGCGCCGGCCGGTCCGCGCTTGA
- a CDS encoding family 43 glycosylhydrolase has translation MTQSRSGRGALRLAAAVTATLALAAGLLTATVTPAAAVAAGPVIDQNFADPDVMKVGRTYYAYATNSDGRHIRWATSTDLVTWSVQDSDALPTLGAWADPDWSFPPGGSGDHGVWAPEVFATGPRSYVMWYTAHDRASGKQCIGAATATAPGGPFVPRDTSLVCTPETGGAIDASSFTENGRRYMLWKNDGNCCAQDTWLHLQQVSADGLRRTGAETELIKQNKPFEGTLVEAPTLWKHGSTYVLFYSANFFGNGSYLSGYATSTSLRGPYTKANAPLMTTDAFAGSVRGPGGQDVVVGPDGTDRIVFHGWNPGFTYRAMYSQRLDWQGSRPIVAGAKVRYEAEDATFTRANARYAAGGASNGVVVGGIDFDDSRVTFTVYVPRAGSYRLYTRYANGSDAGAASHTLSVNGAAAGTVDYPVTGWDNWQVSERTVTLRAGNNTISYGKGANFAELDAIDIA, from the coding sequence ATGACACAGTCCCGTTCCGGACGCGGCGCCCTGCGCCTGGCGGCGGCCGTCACCGCCACCCTGGCCCTGGCCGCCGGCCTGCTCACCGCCACGGTCACGCCGGCGGCCGCCGTCGCGGCCGGGCCGGTCATCGATCAGAACTTCGCCGACCCGGACGTCATGAAGGTCGGACGTACCTATTACGCCTACGCCACCAACAGCGACGGCCGGCACATCAGGTGGGCCACCTCCACCGACCTGGTCACCTGGTCGGTGCAGGACAGCGACGCGCTGCCGACGCTGGGCGCCTGGGCCGACCCGGACTGGTCGTTCCCGCCCGGCGGGTCCGGTGACCACGGCGTCTGGGCGCCGGAGGTGTTCGCCACCGGGCCGAGGAGCTACGTCATGTGGTACACCGCGCACGACCGCGCCTCCGGCAAGCAGTGCATCGGCGCGGCCACCGCCACCGCGCCCGGCGGCCCGTTCGTGCCCCGGGACACCAGCCTGGTGTGCACCCCGGAGACGGGCGGCGCGATCGACGCCTCCTCGTTCACCGAGAACGGGCGGCGGTACATGCTGTGGAAGAACGACGGCAACTGCTGCGCGCAGGACACCTGGCTGCACCTGCAGCAGGTCAGCGCGGACGGGCTGCGCCGGACCGGCGCCGAGACCGAACTGATCAAGCAGAACAAGCCGTTCGAGGGCACCCTCGTCGAGGCGCCGACGCTGTGGAAGCACGGCAGCACGTACGTGCTGTTCTACTCCGCCAACTTCTTCGGCAACGGCAGCTACCTCAGCGGCTACGCCACGTCGACGAGCCTGCGCGGGCCGTACACCAAGGCGAACGCGCCGCTGATGACCACCGACGCGTTCGCCGGCTCGGTCCGCGGCCCCGGCGGCCAGGACGTCGTGGTCGGGCCGGACGGCACGGACCGGATCGTCTTCCACGGCTGGAATCCCGGCTTCACCTACCGGGCGATGTACTCGCAGCGGCTCGACTGGCAGGGCAGTCGCCCCATCGTGGCGGGCGCCAAAGTCCGGTACGAGGCCGAGGACGCCACCTTCACCCGCGCCAACGCCCGGTACGCCGCCGGTGGCGCCAGTAACGGCGTCGTCGTCGGCGGGATCGACTTCGACGACAGCCGGGTCACCTTCACCGTCTACGTGCCGCGGGCCGGCAGCTACCGGCTGTACACCCGCTACGCCAACGGATCCGACGCCGGCGCCGCCAGCCACACCCTGTCGGTCAACGGCGCCGCCGCCGGCACCGTGGACTATCCCGTCACCGGCTGGGACAACTGGCAGGTCAGCGAACGTACCGTGACTCTGCGGGCGGGGAACAACACCATTTCGTACGGCAAGGGCGCGAACTTCGCCGAGCTCGACGCGATCGACATCGCGTGA